A stretch of the Aegilops tauschii subsp. strangulata cultivar AL8/78 chromosome 4, Aet v6.0, whole genome shotgun sequence genome encodes the following:
- the LOC109783212 gene encoding uncharacterized protein — MGPAAGAVIEIISDDDEKGGPFAAKPTADALEWASSLLLDDLTGLGEGLDDSAVIQELLSALEGEKKAADDDDDDDDDDCVILDGDPDKPLVVVKEEKPGKDGAEEDLQVLSEKGEVACRDFPHPRHLCARLPFGAGSHANHCTMCHCYVCDSRAPCPWWGKGTLPTDHCHATDKDEKWKKQRQSLKRKSVPPSKREGVKKMSLSSSTTPSSQQFTGHQVSVAQPYAPLGRTVNQPSTARVPVASNVSQNQQRHPSALGTSVNQPFAGRVPVASNVSKNQQLNPSALRTTVSQPSTGRVPVASNVSRNQQLHPSALRTTVNQPSTGRVLVASNVSQNQQMHPSAMAAQNAWRAAHLAKASAPAPKISGKTGAVPTVYTPSNGYVYPALRNNVPMHPATPRAVQTVQAAPGSRVLPGGNLIQGFSTQRSLAAPVQVRPMPHLQAARNGSFGTAGMQQLRQCSTPVAQATQRVTEAPQGVQDASAIQKSWQIALANLASDLGVSDYNDERPPVQQSVSTQPLHPSQLLAQPKAVQGGETLVAAHMRPSNGPPQPDSKSGDSVVPMQKTQALCVLNSQSSLTSSESSLNSLVAKPAMEH, encoded by the exons ATGGGGCCGGCGGCGGGGGCTGTCATCGAGATCATCTCGGACGACGACGAGAAGGGGGGTCCTTTTGCTGCCAAGCCGACCGCCGACGCCCTCGAGTGGGCCTCCAGCCTCCTGCTCGACGACCTCACTGGGTTGGGGGAGGGTTTAGACGACTCCGCGGTGATACAGGAGCTCTTGTCCGCTCTCGAGGGTGAAAAGAAGGCTGCTGAtgacgacgatgacgacgacgacgacgactgCGTGATCCTGGACGGTGACCCTGATAAGCCCCTGGTCGTTGTCAAGGAGGAGAAGCCTGGGAAAGATGGGGCAGAAGAAGACTTGCAGGTTCTTTCAGAGAAAGGGGAG GTAGCATGCAGGGATTTCCCCCATCCACGTCATCTATGTGCTAGATTGCCTTTTGGAGCTGGATCTCATGCAAATCATTGCACCATG TGCCACTGTTATGTTTGTGATTCTCGTGCTCCATGCCCCTGGTGGGGCAAAGGTACCTTGCCTACTGATCATTGCCATGCTACGGATAAGGATGAAAAATGGAAGAAACAGAGGCAGTCACTCAAACGCAAGAGCGTGCCACCATCTAAGCGTGAAGGTGTCAAGAAAATGTCTCTCTCAAGCTCAACAACACCATCCTCTCAGCAATTTACAGGGCATCAGGTATCAGTTGCACAACCATATGCACCTTTGGGGAGAACCGTAAACCAACCTTCCACGGCAAGGGTTCCTGTTGCTAGTAATGTCAGTCAAAATCAGCAAAGACATCCATCTGCTTTGGGGACAAGTGTAAACCAACCTTTCGCCGGAAGAGTTCCTGTTGCAAGTAATGTCAGCAAAAATCAACAATTGAATCCATCTGCTTTGAGGACAACGGTAAGCCAACCTTCCACCGGAAGAGTCCCTGTTGCAAGTAATGTTAGCAGAAATCAACAATTGCATCCATCTGCTTTGAGGACAACTGTAAACCAACCTTCCACCGGGAGAGTTCTTGTTGCAAGTAATGTCAGCCAAAATCAACAAATGCATCCATCTGCTATGGCTGCACAGAATGCGTGGCGAGCCGCCCATCTGGCAAAAGCATCTGCTCCTGCGCCAAAAATCTCAGGCAAAACAGGGGCTGTTCCTACAGTTTATACACCCTCAAATGGTTACGTTTACCCTGCTCTTCGTAACAATGTCCCAATGCATCCAGCAACCCCGCGTGCAGTTCAGACAGTACAAGCGGCACCCGGAAGCAGGGTACTGCCAGGAGGTAACCTTATTCAGGGTTTCTCCACTCAGCGTTCTCTTGCTGCACCGGTGCAGGTTCGGCCAATGCCACATCTCCAGGCTGCTCGAAATGGATCATTTGGTACTGCTGGAATGCAGCAGCTTCGTCAGTGCTCCACGCCTGTAGCTCAGGCAACACAGCGAGTAACTGAGGCACCACAAGGCGTGCAAGACGCATCAGCTATTCAGAAGTCATGGCAGATTGCACTTGCTAACCTGGCCTCTGATCTTGGTGTGTCTGACTACAATGACGAACGACCGCCTGTTCAACAGTCTGTGAGCACTCAGCCTCTGCATCCCAGCCAGCTACTTGCTCAACCAAAGGCAGTCCAGGGGGGTGAGACTCTGGTGGCAGCGCACATGAGGCCTTCCAATGGTCCTCCTCAGCCGGATAGCAAATCTGGAGACAGTGTTGTCCCTATGCAGAAAACACAAGCCTTGTGCGTACTGAATTCCCAGAGCAGCCTTACCTCAAGTGAATCTTCTCTGAATAGCTTAGTAGCTAAACCTGCCATGGAACATTGA